A single Zootoca vivipara chromosome 1, rZooViv1.1, whole genome shotgun sequence DNA region contains:
- the LOC118088859 gene encoding NACHT, LRR and PYD domains-containing protein 3 isoform X4 gives MTPPMRPDYREKYREHIREKYRSPERRLASHGVYGPPDEKYEQLIIANGDRRETEILHRPWRHSGAMSEQMVAVPTEALFEADNDGPQTVVLLGGAGTGKTTLARKILLDWASGRLFDVRFDYLFYLSCGQLNLVQGQADLADLILNSDPELREREEIMELLENPVKLLFIIDGFHELTCSIEHQEDNPSIDPREKKPVGVLLSALFHRALLPEACLLIATRPSAVESLRNCLQSERCVRLLGFSEEGKEEYFLKVFGDKKLATQALSYVKGDEALFALSFVPNMCWVLCTVMKQQLDRGKEDLVPVSEKLTAVYALYLSRLTESPCSSSGQWNLRGLCSLAADGIRKNKTLFKAEEIQKQSSGHLGSLPPALFQKDPDSEGLYRFLHISVQEFLAALFYVLEDMPKDPETMKQDLELSLAGCGRDPGDLTLFAQFIFSLLNREIMEYLKEQCGWQISPAIKADLLDWFKTDTQIKSDYPNYRPLERFHYLYTIQEEEFVQCALDHLTEVTMERLTFTPLDQAVLSFCVQNCLHLEALCVYGSLFLSKEPEGEELPEHLSHSCQPDQKRSAIYLLCQALKDPNNKIRKLELDGCQLTDGCWADLSTVLSTSQRLVELDLGAASLKESGARLICEGLSHPNCMIEKLGLRNCGLTSVSGGDLAAVFGTSQKLTELELGWNPLLGDQGVQLLCEGLKHPNCKLQILGLDGCNLSTASCQDLIPVLSTSQTLMKLNLECNKVGDAGVKLLSEGLKHPNCVLQTLLLDTNELSPASCGDFSSILSTSQTLTELALEYNGLEDGGVRLLCEALKQPSCKLQKLRLARCNITAASCGDLSSALEVRQTLTELVVECNELRDPGVKLLCRGLKHPHCKLQLLNLYNCDLTAACCADLASVLSSNQTLTELFLGGNQLGDSGVQLLCEGLKHPKCTLQKLW, from the exons ATGACACCACCGATGCGGCCAG ATTACAGGGAGAAATACAGAGAACATATCAGAGAGAAATACCGAAGCCCTGAAAGAAGGCTCGCTAGCCATGGGGTCTATGGGCCTCCCGATGAAAAATATGAGCAACTAATTATTGCAAATGGAGACAGACGAGAGACTGAAATACTGCACAGACCATGGAGACATTCTGGGGCCATGTCAGAGCAAATGGTTGCCGTTCCCACCGAGGCCTTGTTTGAGGCTGACAATGATGGACCACAGACCGTTGTGCTTCTGGGAGGGGCTGGGACTGGGAAAACCACCCTGGCCAGAAAGATCCTGCTAGACTGGGCATCTGGAAGACTCTTTGACGTGAGATTTGATTACCTTTTCTACCTCAGTTGCGGGCAACTGAATCTCGTTCAGGGCCAGGCCGACTTGGCCGACTTGATTTTAAACAGTGACCCTGagctgagagagagggaagagataaTGGAACTCCTAGAAAACCCTGTCAAGCTTCTCTTCATAATTGATGGCTTTCATGAACTCACTTGCTCCATCGAACACCAGGAAGACAACCCGAGCATTGATCCCAGGGAGAAGAAGCCGGTGGGAGTCCTCTTGAGTGCATTATTTCACAGGGCCCTTCTTCCAGAGGCCTGCCTGCTAATTGCTACCAGGCCATCTGCTGTGGAAAGCCTCAGGAATTGCCTGCAATCTGAACGCTGCGTGAGACTTTTGGGTTTTTCTGAGGAGGGCAAAGAAGAGTATTTCCTCAAGGTCTTTGGAGATAAAAAATTAGCAACGCAGGCTCTTAGTTACGTTAAAGGGGATGAAGCACTCTTTGCCCTCTCCTTTGTCCCCAATATGTGCTGGGTCCTCTGCACTGTGATGAAACAGCAGCTAGACAGGGGCAAGGAAGATCTAGTGCCAGTGTCTGAAAAACTCACTGCGGTATACGCACTTTATCTCTCCCGTTTGACTGAGTCTCCCTGCAGTAGCTCAGGGCAGTGGAATCTGAGAGGGCTCTGCTCACTGGCTGCTGATGGAATCAGGAAAAACAAGACCTTGTTTAAGGCCGAAGAAATCCAGAAGCAAAGTTCAGGTCACTTaggttctcttcctcctgctctttTTCAGAAAGACCCTGATTCTGAAGGTCTCTATAGGTTCCTCCACATCAGTGTACAAGAGTTTCTTGCGGCCTTGTTCTACGTTTTGGAGGACATGCCCAAAGATCCTGAGACTATGAAGCAAGATCTGGAACTCTCGCTAGCAGGATGTGGCAGAGACCCAGGAGATTTGACCTTATTTGCTCAATTCATTTTTAGCCTATTAAACAGAGAAATAATGGAATACCTGAAAGAACAATGTGGGTGGCAAATTTCACCTGCAATTAAGGCTGACTTGCTGGATTGGTTTAAAACAGACACACAGATTAAGTCAGATTATCCAAATTACCGCCCCCTGGAGCGTTTTCACTATTTGTATACGATCCAAGAAGAGGAATTTGTCCAATGTGCTCTTGACCATTTGACTGAAGTAACGATGGAGAGATTGACATTTACTCCCCTGGACCAAGCTGTTCTCTCCTTCTGCGTCCAGAACTGTTTACACTTGGAGGCACTTTGCGTGTACGGAAGTTTGTTTCTGTCAAAAGAACCTGAGGGAGAAGAACTTCCAGAGCATCTCAGTCATTCATGTCA GCCAGATCAGAAGCGTTCAGCAATTTACCTTCTCTGTCAAGCACTGAAAGATCCAAACAACAAAATCAGGAAACTGGA GCTTGATGGATGCCAGCTCACAGACggttgctgggcagatctttCCACTGTTCTCTCAACAAGCCAGAGGCTGGTGGAACTGGACTTGGGGGCAGCCAGTCTGAAGGAATCGGGAGCCAGGCTGATATGTGAAGGGCTGAGTCATCCCAACTGCATGATAGAAAAACTGGG ACTTAGGAACTGTGGCCTGACCTCTGTTTCTGGCGGAGACCTTGCCGCTGTTTTCGGTACCAGTCAGAAGCTGACAGAGCTGGAACTGGGTTGGAATCCTTTACTGGGAGATCAAGGAGTTCAGCTGCTGTGTGAGGGGCTGAAGCATCCAAACTGCAAGCTGCAGATATTGGG GTTGGACGGCTGCAATCTCTCAACTGCCAGTTGTCAGGATCTCATCCCTGTTCTAAGTACCAGCCAGACTCTGATGAAGCTGAACCTGGAATGTAACAAAGTGGGAGATGCAGGAGTGAAGCTGTTGTCTGAAGGACTGAAACATCCAAACTGCGTACTGCAAACTTTATT ACTGGACACAAATGAGCTCAGCCCTGCCTCTTGTGGGGATTTCAGCTCCATTCTCAGCACCAGCCAGACATTGACGGAACTGGCACTAGAATATAACGGACTGGAAGATGGTGGAGTGAGGCTGCTCTGTGAGGCGCTGAAGCAGCCCAGCTGCAAGCTGCAAAAACTGAG GCTGGCCCGGTGTAATATTACAGCTGCTTCTTGTGGAGATCTCTCTTCTGCTCTCGAGGTCAGACAGACTCTGACAGAGCTGGTGGTGGAATGCAATGAACTTCGAGATCCGGGGGTAAAGCTCCTGTGCAGAGGTCTGAAGCACCCGCACTGCAAGCTGCAGCTCCTCAA CTTGTACAATTGTGATCTCACTGCTGCCTGCTGTGCAGATCTTGCCTCTGTCCTCAGCAGCAACCAGACGCTGACCGAACTCTTCCTGGGAGGTAACCAGCTTGGGGATTCCGGGGTGCAGCTTTTGTGTGAGGGGCTGAAACATCCAAAGTGCACGTTGCAGAAATTGTGGTAA
- the LOC118088859 gene encoding NACHT, LRR and PYD domains-containing protein 12 isoform X1, producing the protein MTPPMRPDYREKYREHIREKYRSPERRLASHGVYGPPDEKYEQLIIANGDRRETEILHRPWRHSGAMSEQMVAVPTEALFEADNDGPQTVVLLGGAGTGKTTLARKILLDWASGRLFDVRFDYLFYLSCGQLNLVQGQADLADLILNSDPELREREEIMELLENPVKLLFIIDGFHELTCSIEHQEDNPSIDPREKKPVGVLLSALFHRALLPEACLLIATRPSAVESLRNCLQSERCVRLLGFSEEGKEEYFLKVFGDKKLATQALSYVKGDEALFALSFVPNMCWVLCTVMKQQLDRGKEDLVPVSEKLTAVYALYLSRLTESPCSSSGQWNLRGLCSLAADGIRKNKTLFKAEEIQKQSSGHLGSLPPALFQKDPDSEGLYRFLHISVQEFLAALFYVLEDMPKDPETMKQDLELSLAGCGRDPGDLTLFAQFIFSLLNREIMEYLKEQCGWQISPAIKADLLDWFKTDTQIKSDYPNYRPLERFHYLYTIQEEEFVQCALDHLTEVTMERLTFTPLDQAVLSFCVQNCLHLEALCVYGSLFLSKEPEGEELPEHLSHSCQPDQKRSAIYLLCQALKDPNNKIRKLELDGCQLTDGCWADLSTVLSTSQRLVELDLGAASLKESGARLICEGLSHPNCMIEKLGLRNCGLTSVSGGDLAAVFGTSQKLTELELGWNPLLGDQGVQLLCEGLKHPNCKLQILGLDGCNLSTASCQDLIPVLSTSQTLMKLNLECNKVGDAGVKLLSEGLKHPNCVLQTLLLDTNELSPASCGDFSSILSTSQTLTELALEYNGLEDGGVRLLCEALKQPSCKLQKLRLARCNITAASCGDLSSALEVRQTLTELVVECNELRDPGVKLLCRGLKHPHCKLQLLNLYNCDLTAACCADLASVLSSNQTLTELFLGGNQLGDSGVQLLCEGLKHPKCTLQKLCLCSTEITAGGWGEICSALSTNQMLEHIDLWNNPLGDSGMRLLCEALKYPGCKLQILSLWNCQFTSASCRDLCSALRTNQSLKKLELGGNELGDSGVKMLCEGLKDPSCGLEAIELDIEELSEDTVRELSSVKRIKPDLVIGT; encoded by the exons ATGACACCACCGATGCGGCCAG ATTACAGGGAGAAATACAGAGAACATATCAGAGAGAAATACCGAAGCCCTGAAAGAAGGCTCGCTAGCCATGGGGTCTATGGGCCTCCCGATGAAAAATATGAGCAACTAATTATTGCAAATGGAGACAGACGAGAGACTGAAATACTGCACAGACCATGGAGACATTCTGGGGCCATGTCAGAGCAAATGGTTGCCGTTCCCACCGAGGCCTTGTTTGAGGCTGACAATGATGGACCACAGACCGTTGTGCTTCTGGGAGGGGCTGGGACTGGGAAAACCACCCTGGCCAGAAAGATCCTGCTAGACTGGGCATCTGGAAGACTCTTTGACGTGAGATTTGATTACCTTTTCTACCTCAGTTGCGGGCAACTGAATCTCGTTCAGGGCCAGGCCGACTTGGCCGACTTGATTTTAAACAGTGACCCTGagctgagagagagggaagagataaTGGAACTCCTAGAAAACCCTGTCAAGCTTCTCTTCATAATTGATGGCTTTCATGAACTCACTTGCTCCATCGAACACCAGGAAGACAACCCGAGCATTGATCCCAGGGAGAAGAAGCCGGTGGGAGTCCTCTTGAGTGCATTATTTCACAGGGCCCTTCTTCCAGAGGCCTGCCTGCTAATTGCTACCAGGCCATCTGCTGTGGAAAGCCTCAGGAATTGCCTGCAATCTGAACGCTGCGTGAGACTTTTGGGTTTTTCTGAGGAGGGCAAAGAAGAGTATTTCCTCAAGGTCTTTGGAGATAAAAAATTAGCAACGCAGGCTCTTAGTTACGTTAAAGGGGATGAAGCACTCTTTGCCCTCTCCTTTGTCCCCAATATGTGCTGGGTCCTCTGCACTGTGATGAAACAGCAGCTAGACAGGGGCAAGGAAGATCTAGTGCCAGTGTCTGAAAAACTCACTGCGGTATACGCACTTTATCTCTCCCGTTTGACTGAGTCTCCCTGCAGTAGCTCAGGGCAGTGGAATCTGAGAGGGCTCTGCTCACTGGCTGCTGATGGAATCAGGAAAAACAAGACCTTGTTTAAGGCCGAAGAAATCCAGAAGCAAAGTTCAGGTCACTTaggttctcttcctcctgctctttTTCAGAAAGACCCTGATTCTGAAGGTCTCTATAGGTTCCTCCACATCAGTGTACAAGAGTTTCTTGCGGCCTTGTTCTACGTTTTGGAGGACATGCCCAAAGATCCTGAGACTATGAAGCAAGATCTGGAACTCTCGCTAGCAGGATGTGGCAGAGACCCAGGAGATTTGACCTTATTTGCTCAATTCATTTTTAGCCTATTAAACAGAGAAATAATGGAATACCTGAAAGAACAATGTGGGTGGCAAATTTCACCTGCAATTAAGGCTGACTTGCTGGATTGGTTTAAAACAGACACACAGATTAAGTCAGATTATCCAAATTACCGCCCCCTGGAGCGTTTTCACTATTTGTATACGATCCAAGAAGAGGAATTTGTCCAATGTGCTCTTGACCATTTGACTGAAGTAACGATGGAGAGATTGACATTTACTCCCCTGGACCAAGCTGTTCTCTCCTTCTGCGTCCAGAACTGTTTACACTTGGAGGCACTTTGCGTGTACGGAAGTTTGTTTCTGTCAAAAGAACCTGAGGGAGAAGAACTTCCAGAGCATCTCAGTCATTCATGTCA GCCAGATCAGAAGCGTTCAGCAATTTACCTTCTCTGTCAAGCACTGAAAGATCCAAACAACAAAATCAGGAAACTGGA GCTTGATGGATGCCAGCTCACAGACggttgctgggcagatctttCCACTGTTCTCTCAACAAGCCAGAGGCTGGTGGAACTGGACTTGGGGGCAGCCAGTCTGAAGGAATCGGGAGCCAGGCTGATATGTGAAGGGCTGAGTCATCCCAACTGCATGATAGAAAAACTGGG ACTTAGGAACTGTGGCCTGACCTCTGTTTCTGGCGGAGACCTTGCCGCTGTTTTCGGTACCAGTCAGAAGCTGACAGAGCTGGAACTGGGTTGGAATCCTTTACTGGGAGATCAAGGAGTTCAGCTGCTGTGTGAGGGGCTGAAGCATCCAAACTGCAAGCTGCAGATATTGGG GTTGGACGGCTGCAATCTCTCAACTGCCAGTTGTCAGGATCTCATCCCTGTTCTAAGTACCAGCCAGACTCTGATGAAGCTGAACCTGGAATGTAACAAAGTGGGAGATGCAGGAGTGAAGCTGTTGTCTGAAGGACTGAAACATCCAAACTGCGTACTGCAAACTTTATT ACTGGACACAAATGAGCTCAGCCCTGCCTCTTGTGGGGATTTCAGCTCCATTCTCAGCACCAGCCAGACATTGACGGAACTGGCACTAGAATATAACGGACTGGAAGATGGTGGAGTGAGGCTGCTCTGTGAGGCGCTGAAGCAGCCCAGCTGCAAGCTGCAAAAACTGAG GCTGGCCCGGTGTAATATTACAGCTGCTTCTTGTGGAGATCTCTCTTCTGCTCTCGAGGTCAGACAGACTCTGACAGAGCTGGTGGTGGAATGCAATGAACTTCGAGATCCGGGGGTAAAGCTCCTGTGCAGAGGTCTGAAGCACCCGCACTGCAAGCTGCAGCTCCTCAA CTTGTACAATTGTGATCTCACTGCTGCCTGCTGTGCAGATCTTGCCTCTGTCCTCAGCAGCAACCAGACGCTGACCGAACTCTTCCTGGGAGGTAACCAGCTTGGGGATTCCGGGGTGCAGCTTTTGTGTGAGGGGCTGAAACATCCAAAGTGCACGTTGCAGAAATTGTG CTTGTGTAGTACTGAAATAACAGCAGGAGGTTGGGGAGAGATCTGTTCTGCTCTTAGCACAAACCAGATGCTGGAACACATTGATTTATGGAACAATCCATTGGGAGATTCAGGAATGAGGCTGCTGTGTGAGGCACTGAAATACCCAGGCTGCAAACTTCAGATTTTGTC attatgGAATTGCCAGTTCACCTCAGCTTCCTGCAGggatctctgctctgctctccgcACCAACCAGAGTCTGAAGAAGCTGGAGCTGGGGGGTAACGAACTGGGAGATTCCGGAGTGAAGATGCTCTGTGAAGGACTGAAAGACCCAAGCTGTGGACTGGAGGCAATTGA ACTAGATATTGAGGAGTTATCTGAAGACACAGTGAGAGAGCTTAGTAGCGTGAAAAGAATTAAGCCTGACCTGGTTATAGGCACATAG
- the LOC118088859 gene encoding NACHT, LRR and PYD domains-containing protein 12 isoform X3 — translation MTPPMRPDYREKYREHIREKYRSPERRLASHGVYGPPDEKYEQLIIANGDRRETEILHRPWRHSGAMSEQMVAVPTEALFEADNDGPQTVVLLGGAGTGKTTLARKILLDWASGRLFDVRFDYLFYLSCGQLNLVQGQADLADLILNSDPELREREEIMELLENPVKLLFIIDGFHELTCSIEHQEDNPSIDPREKKPVGVLLSALFHRALLPEACLLIATRPSAVESLRNCLQSERCVRLLGFSEEGKEEYFLKVFGDKKLATQALSYVKGDEALFALSFVPNMCWVLCTVMKQQLDRGKEDLVPVSEKLTAVYALYLSRLTESPCSSSGQWNLRGLCSLAADGIRKNKTLFKAEEIQKQSSGHLGSLPPALFQKDPDSEGLYRFLHISVQEFLAALFYVLEDMPKDPETMKQDLELSLAGCGRDPGDLTLFAQFIFSLLNREIMEYLKEQCGWQISPAIKADLLDWFKTDTQIKSDYPNYRPLERFHYLYTIQEEEFVQCALDHLTEVTMERLTFTPLDQAVLSFCVQNCLHLEALCVYGSLFLSKEPEGEELPEHLSHSCQPDQKRSAIYLLCQALKDPNNKIRKLELDGCQLTDGCWADLSTVLSTSQRLVELDLGAASLKESGARLICEGLSHPNCMIEKLGLRNCGLTSVSGGDLAAVFGTSQKLTELELGWNPLLGDQGVQLLCEGLKHPNCKLQILGLDGCNLSTASCQDLIPVLSTSQTLMKLNLECNKVGDAGVKLLSEGLKHPNCVLQTLLLDTNELSPASCGDFSSILSTSQTLTELALEYNGLEDGGVRLLCEALKQPSCKLQKLRLARCNITAASCGDLSSALEVRQTLTELVVECNELRDPGVKLLCRGLKHPHCKLQLLKQVIGWIPLGLDSIFGAQVVVPPLSVRDPRNAAPQGAARPTLLYSQGKPVEASLVSVRNHSIPRSLPKF, via the exons ATGACACCACCGATGCGGCCAG ATTACAGGGAGAAATACAGAGAACATATCAGAGAGAAATACCGAAGCCCTGAAAGAAGGCTCGCTAGCCATGGGGTCTATGGGCCTCCCGATGAAAAATATGAGCAACTAATTATTGCAAATGGAGACAGACGAGAGACTGAAATACTGCACAGACCATGGAGACATTCTGGGGCCATGTCAGAGCAAATGGTTGCCGTTCCCACCGAGGCCTTGTTTGAGGCTGACAATGATGGACCACAGACCGTTGTGCTTCTGGGAGGGGCTGGGACTGGGAAAACCACCCTGGCCAGAAAGATCCTGCTAGACTGGGCATCTGGAAGACTCTTTGACGTGAGATTTGATTACCTTTTCTACCTCAGTTGCGGGCAACTGAATCTCGTTCAGGGCCAGGCCGACTTGGCCGACTTGATTTTAAACAGTGACCCTGagctgagagagagggaagagataaTGGAACTCCTAGAAAACCCTGTCAAGCTTCTCTTCATAATTGATGGCTTTCATGAACTCACTTGCTCCATCGAACACCAGGAAGACAACCCGAGCATTGATCCCAGGGAGAAGAAGCCGGTGGGAGTCCTCTTGAGTGCATTATTTCACAGGGCCCTTCTTCCAGAGGCCTGCCTGCTAATTGCTACCAGGCCATCTGCTGTGGAAAGCCTCAGGAATTGCCTGCAATCTGAACGCTGCGTGAGACTTTTGGGTTTTTCTGAGGAGGGCAAAGAAGAGTATTTCCTCAAGGTCTTTGGAGATAAAAAATTAGCAACGCAGGCTCTTAGTTACGTTAAAGGGGATGAAGCACTCTTTGCCCTCTCCTTTGTCCCCAATATGTGCTGGGTCCTCTGCACTGTGATGAAACAGCAGCTAGACAGGGGCAAGGAAGATCTAGTGCCAGTGTCTGAAAAACTCACTGCGGTATACGCACTTTATCTCTCCCGTTTGACTGAGTCTCCCTGCAGTAGCTCAGGGCAGTGGAATCTGAGAGGGCTCTGCTCACTGGCTGCTGATGGAATCAGGAAAAACAAGACCTTGTTTAAGGCCGAAGAAATCCAGAAGCAAAGTTCAGGTCACTTaggttctcttcctcctgctctttTTCAGAAAGACCCTGATTCTGAAGGTCTCTATAGGTTCCTCCACATCAGTGTACAAGAGTTTCTTGCGGCCTTGTTCTACGTTTTGGAGGACATGCCCAAAGATCCTGAGACTATGAAGCAAGATCTGGAACTCTCGCTAGCAGGATGTGGCAGAGACCCAGGAGATTTGACCTTATTTGCTCAATTCATTTTTAGCCTATTAAACAGAGAAATAATGGAATACCTGAAAGAACAATGTGGGTGGCAAATTTCACCTGCAATTAAGGCTGACTTGCTGGATTGGTTTAAAACAGACACACAGATTAAGTCAGATTATCCAAATTACCGCCCCCTGGAGCGTTTTCACTATTTGTATACGATCCAAGAAGAGGAATTTGTCCAATGTGCTCTTGACCATTTGACTGAAGTAACGATGGAGAGATTGACATTTACTCCCCTGGACCAAGCTGTTCTCTCCTTCTGCGTCCAGAACTGTTTACACTTGGAGGCACTTTGCGTGTACGGAAGTTTGTTTCTGTCAAAAGAACCTGAGGGAGAAGAACTTCCAGAGCATCTCAGTCATTCATGTCA GCCAGATCAGAAGCGTTCAGCAATTTACCTTCTCTGTCAAGCACTGAAAGATCCAAACAACAAAATCAGGAAACTGGA GCTTGATGGATGCCAGCTCACAGACggttgctgggcagatctttCCACTGTTCTCTCAACAAGCCAGAGGCTGGTGGAACTGGACTTGGGGGCAGCCAGTCTGAAGGAATCGGGAGCCAGGCTGATATGTGAAGGGCTGAGTCATCCCAACTGCATGATAGAAAAACTGGG ACTTAGGAACTGTGGCCTGACCTCTGTTTCTGGCGGAGACCTTGCCGCTGTTTTCGGTACCAGTCAGAAGCTGACAGAGCTGGAACTGGGTTGGAATCCTTTACTGGGAGATCAAGGAGTTCAGCTGCTGTGTGAGGGGCTGAAGCATCCAAACTGCAAGCTGCAGATATTGGG GTTGGACGGCTGCAATCTCTCAACTGCCAGTTGTCAGGATCTCATCCCTGTTCTAAGTACCAGCCAGACTCTGATGAAGCTGAACCTGGAATGTAACAAAGTGGGAGATGCAGGAGTGAAGCTGTTGTCTGAAGGACTGAAACATCCAAACTGCGTACTGCAAACTTTATT ACTGGACACAAATGAGCTCAGCCCTGCCTCTTGTGGGGATTTCAGCTCCATTCTCAGCACCAGCCAGACATTGACGGAACTGGCACTAGAATATAACGGACTGGAAGATGGTGGAGTGAGGCTGCTCTGTGAGGCGCTGAAGCAGCCCAGCTGCAAGCTGCAAAAACTGAG GCTGGCCCGGTGTAATATTACAGCTGCTTCTTGTGGAGATCTCTCTTCTGCTCTCGAGGTCAGACAGACTCTGACAGAGCTGGTGGTGGAATGCAATGAACTTCGAGATCCGGGGGTAAAGCTCCTGTGCAGAGGTCTGAAGCACCCGCACTGCAAGCTGCAGCTCCTCAAGCAAGTAATCGGCTGGATCCCTCTGGGGTTGGATAGCATCTTTGGAGCCCAGGTTGTAGTCCCCCCACTGAGTGTAAGGGACCCTAGAAACGCTGCACCCCAAGGAGCAGCCAGACCAACCCTTTTGTACAGCCAAGGAAAGCCTGTTGAGGCATCACTTGTTTCTGTTCGGAATCACAGTATTCCAAGATCCCTTCCTAAATTTTGA